In Heptranchias perlo isolate sHepPer1 chromosome 21, sHepPer1.hap1, whole genome shotgun sequence, the following proteins share a genomic window:
- the LOC137340256 gene encoding basic proline-rich protein-like: MRYIVRYIVCYIVRYIMRYIVCYIVRYIVCYIRSAQTASWALPPQSKESSPEPGPGVRPGAGVRPRVRSPEPRPGVRPGVRSPEPGSGVGPGVRSPEPGPGVGPGVRSPEPRPGVRPGVRSPEPRTGVRPGVRSPEPGSGVGPGVRSPEPGPGVRSPEPGPGVRPGVRSPEPGPGVRPAVWSPEPEPGVRPGVRIQSLEPEAWTRSQEPRAWTRSLDPEPEPRPGVRSPEPGPGVRPGVRSPEPGPRVRPRVRSPEPGAGVRPGVRSPEPGPGVRPGVRSPEPGPGVRPGVRNPEPGSGVGPGVRSPEPGPGVGPGVRSPEPRPGVRPGVRSPEPRPGVRPGVRSPEPGSGVGPGVRSPEPGPGVGPGVRSPEPGPGVRPGVRSPEPGPGVRPGVWSPEPEPGVRPGVRIQSLEPEAWTRSQEPRAWTRSLDPEPEPRPGVRSPEPGPGVRPGVRSPEPGPRVRPRVRSPEPGAGVRPGVRSPEPGPGVRPGVRSPEPGPGVRPGVRSPQPAPGVRPGVRIQSLEPEAWTRSQEPRAWTRSQEPRAWTRSQEPRAWTRSLDPEPEPRPGVRSPEPGPGVRPGVRSPEPGPRVRSRVRSPEPGPGVGPGVRSPEPGP; the protein is encoded by the exons atcgtgtgttatattgtgcgttacatcATGCGTTACATCGTGTGTTACATTGTGCGTTACATCGTGTGTTATAT CCGCTCTGCACAAACCGCCTCCTGGGCTCTACCCCCACAATCCAAGGAGAGCAGTCCGGAGCCTGGACCTGGAGTGAGACCCGGAGCCGGAGTGAGACCCAGAGTCAGGAGCCCAGAGCCTAGACCCGGAGTGAGACCCGGAGTCAGGAGCCCAGAGCCTGGATCCGGAGTGGGACCCGGAGTCAGGAGCCCAGAGCCTGGACCCGGAGTGGGACCCGGAGTCAGGAGCCCAGAGCCTAGACCCGGAGTGAGACCCGGAGTCAGGAGCCCAGAGCCTAGAACCGGAGTGAGACCCGGAGTCAGGAGCCCAGAGCCTGGATCCGGAGTGGGACCCGGAGTCAGGAGCCCAGAGCCTGGACCCGGAGTCAGGAGCCCAGAGCCTGGACCCGGAGTGAGACCCGGAGTCAGGAGCCCAGAGCCTGGACCCGGAGTGAGACCCGCAGTCTGGAGCCCAGAGCCTGAACCCGGAGTGAGACCCGGAGTCAGGATCCAGAGCCTGGAGCCGGA AGCCTGGACCCGGAGTCAGGAGCCCAGAGCCTGGACCCGGAGTCTGGACCCGGAGCCAGAGCCTAGACCCGGAGTCAGGAGCCCAGAGCCTGGACCCGGAGTGAGACCCGGAGTCAGGAGCCCAGAGCCTGGACCCAGAGTGAGACCCAGAGTCAGGAGCCCAGAGCCTGGAGCCGGAGTGAGACCCGGAGTCAGGAGCCCAGAGCCTGGACCCGGAGTGAGACCCGGTGTCAGGAGCCCAGAGCCTGGACCCGGAGTGAGACCCGGAGTCAGGAACCCAGAGCCTGGATCCGGAGTGGGACCCGGAGTCAGGAGCCCAGAGCCTGGACCCGGAGTGGGACCCGGAGTCAGGAGCCCAGAGCCTAGACCCGGAGTGAGACCCGGAGTCAGGAGCCCAGAGCCTAGACCCGGAGTGAGACCCGGAGTCAGGAGCCCAGAGCCTGGATCCGGAGTGGGACCCGGAGTCAGGAGCCCAGAGCCTGGACCCGGAGTGGGACCCGGAGTCAGGAGCCCAGAGCCTGGACCCGGAGTGAGACCCGGAGTCAGGAGCCCAGAGCCTGGACCCGGAGTGAGACCCGGAGTCTGGAGCCCAGAGCCTGAACCCGGAGTGAGACCCGGAGTCAGGATCCAGAGCCTGGAGCCGGA AGCCTGGACCCGGAGTCAGGAGCCCAGAGCCTGGACCCGGAGTCTGGACCCGGAGCCAGAGCCTAGACCCGGAGTCAGGAGCCCAGAGCCTGGACCCGGAGTGAGACCCGGAGTCAGGAGCCCAGAGCCTGGACCCAGAGTGAGACCCAGAGTCAGGAGCCCAGAGCCTGGAGCCGGAGTGAGACCCGGAGTCAGGAGCCCAGAGCCTGGACCCGGAGTGAGACCCGGTGTCAGGAGCCCAGAACCTGGACCCGGAGTGAGACCTGGAGTCAGGAGCCCACAGCCTGCACCTGGAGTGAGACCCGGAGTCAGGATCCAGAGCCTGGAGCCGGA AGCCTGGACCCGGAGTCAGGAGCCCAGAGCCTGGACCCGGAGTCAGGAGCCCAGAGCCTGGACCCGGAGTCAGGAGCCCAGAGCCTGGACCCGGAGTCTGGACCCGGAGCCAGAGCCTAGACCCGGAGTCAGGAGCCCAGAGCCTGGACCCGGAGTGAGACCCGGAGTCAGGAGCCCAGAGCCTGGACCCAGAGTGAGATCCAGAGTCAGGAGCCCAGAGCCTGGACCCGGAGTGGGACCCGGAGTCAGGAGCCCAGAGCCTGGACCCTGA